The Glycine soja cultivar W05 chromosome 8, ASM419377v2, whole genome shotgun sequence genome has a window encoding:
- the LOC114422718 gene encoding putative G3BP-like protein isoform X2, which translates to MALQTATPPTTPSAQVVGNAFVEQYYHILHHSPGSVYRFYQDSSVISRPDSSGVMTSVTTMKGINEKILSLNFKEFKAEIKTADAQKSYKEGVTVLVTGCLTGKDNLRRKFAQSFFLAPQDNGYFVLNDVFRYVEDHEPSELPPVTGDGDSAAVTVTPELEPSHVADSCAPEPTNSHVNKGQTVAENAYELSNNHERQIPVENEGNVESHFQSNGNDDSQATELASSAQDDAPKKSYASIVKVQKGSSVPTKVYVPTNTLKSGPNKTESKVVESVESTEVPEAALESVSNPESSDAHEEVEGHSIYIRNLPLNVTVAQLELEFKKFGPIKPGGIQVRNNKQGYCFGFVEFLSLNSMNSAIQASPVPIGGRQAVVEIKRTTTRVGSGINGTGRPRIPPGRGGLRNDSFRGRGNYVGGRGYGRNDYVSRGGFSGRGRGHGEGYHQGRGRGGRSSGQKQNAVSN; encoded by the exons ATGGCCTTGCAAACAGCTACTCCTCCAACAACTCCCAGTGCCCAAGTTGTTGGTAATGCATTTGTTGAGCAGTATTACCATATTCTTCACCATTCACCAGGTTCGGTCTATCGGTTTTACCAGGACTCTAGTGTGATAAGCCGTCCTGATTCCAGTGGTGTGATGACATCAGTTACAACCATGAAA GGCATTAATGAGAAGATTCTTTCACTAAATTTCAAGGAATTTAAAGCAGAGATAAAGACTGCAGATGCTCAAAAATCATACAAGGAAGGAGTGACTGTGTTGGTGACTGGATGCTTGACTGGCAAGGATAACTTGAGAAGAAAATTTGCACAGTCATTCTTTCTTGCTCCACAAGACAATGGCTATTTTGTTCTGAATGATGTTTTTAGGTATGTAGAAGACCATGAACCATCAGAACTGCCTCCAGTTACTGGAGATGGTGATTCAGCTGCTGTTACAGTAACACCAGAACTAG AACCCAGTCATGTTGCTGATTCTTGTGCACCAGAGCCCACAAATTCTCATGTGAACAAAGGTCAAACTGTTGCTGAGAATGCTTATGAGCTATCTAATAATCATGAGAGACAGATACCTGTTGAGAATGAAGGCAATGTAGAATCACATTTTCAGTCAAATGGTAATGATGATTCTCAGGCCACAGAACTGGCTTCATCAGCTCAAGACGATGCTCCAAAGAAGTCTTATGCATCAATT GTGAAAGTCCAAAAAGGGAGTTCAGTTCCAACTAAAGTCTATGTgcctactaatacactaaagtCTGGGCCTAACAAAACTGAGAGCAAGGTAGTTGAGTCAGTAGAATCTACTGAAGTGCCTGAAGCAGCTTTGGAAAGTGTTAGCAACCCTGAAAGTAGTGATGCTCATGAGGAAG TTGAGGGTCACTCCATATACATTCGAAATTTGCCTTTAAATGTGACGGTTGCTCAGTTGGAACTGGAGTTTAAGAAATTTGGGCCCATCAAGCCAGGAGGCATCCAAGTCAGAAATAATAAG CAGGGATACTGTTTTGGCTTTGTTGAGTTCCTATCTCTAAATTCCATGAATAGTGCAATTCAG GCTTCACCTGTTCCTATTGGGGGGCGTCAAGCTGTAGTCGAGATAAAGAGAACCACTACCCGAG TTGGCAGTGGCATTAATGGTACTGGAAGACCTAGGATCCCACCTGGTAGGGGTGGGTTACGAAATGACTCTTTCAGGGGTCGTGGGAATTATGTTGGGGGTCGGGGATACGGTCGAAATGATTATGTAAGCCGTGGCGGGTTTTCTGGTAGGGGTCGTGGTCATGGAGAAGGTTATCAccaagggagagggagaggcgGCCGGTCAAGTGGACAAAAACAAAATGCTGTTTCCAACTGA
- the LOC114422718 gene encoding putative G3BP-like protein isoform X1 produces the protein MALQTATPPTTPSAQVVGNAFVEQYYHILHHSPGSVYRFYQDSSVISRPDSSGVMTSVTTMKGINEKILSLNFKEFKAEIKTADAQKSYKEGVTVLVTGCLTGKDNLRRKFAQSFFLAPQDNGYFVLNDVFRYVEDHEPSELPPVTGDGDSAAVTVTPELEPSHVADSCAPEPTNSHVNKGQTVAENAYELSNNHERQIPVENEGNVESHFQSNGNDDSQATELASSAQDDAPKKSYASIVKVQKGSSVPTKVYVPTNTLKSGPNKTESKVVESVESTEVPEAALESVSNPESSDAHEEVEGHSIYIRNLPLNVTVAQLELEFKKFGPIKPGGIQVRNNKQQGYCFGFVEFLSLNSMNSAIQASPVPIGGRQAVVEIKRTTTRVGSGINGTGRPRIPPGRGGLRNDSFRGRGNYVGGRGYGRNDYVSRGGFSGRGRGHGEGYHQGRGRGGRSSGQKQNAVSN, from the exons ATGGCCTTGCAAACAGCTACTCCTCCAACAACTCCCAGTGCCCAAGTTGTTGGTAATGCATTTGTTGAGCAGTATTACCATATTCTTCACCATTCACCAGGTTCGGTCTATCGGTTTTACCAGGACTCTAGTGTGATAAGCCGTCCTGATTCCAGTGGTGTGATGACATCAGTTACAACCATGAAA GGCATTAATGAGAAGATTCTTTCACTAAATTTCAAGGAATTTAAAGCAGAGATAAAGACTGCAGATGCTCAAAAATCATACAAGGAAGGAGTGACTGTGTTGGTGACTGGATGCTTGACTGGCAAGGATAACTTGAGAAGAAAATTTGCACAGTCATTCTTTCTTGCTCCACAAGACAATGGCTATTTTGTTCTGAATGATGTTTTTAGGTATGTAGAAGACCATGAACCATCAGAACTGCCTCCAGTTACTGGAGATGGTGATTCAGCTGCTGTTACAGTAACACCAGAACTAG AACCCAGTCATGTTGCTGATTCTTGTGCACCAGAGCCCACAAATTCTCATGTGAACAAAGGTCAAACTGTTGCTGAGAATGCTTATGAGCTATCTAATAATCATGAGAGACAGATACCTGTTGAGAATGAAGGCAATGTAGAATCACATTTTCAGTCAAATGGTAATGATGATTCTCAGGCCACAGAACTGGCTTCATCAGCTCAAGACGATGCTCCAAAGAAGTCTTATGCATCAATT GTGAAAGTCCAAAAAGGGAGTTCAGTTCCAACTAAAGTCTATGTgcctactaatacactaaagtCTGGGCCTAACAAAACTGAGAGCAAGGTAGTTGAGTCAGTAGAATCTACTGAAGTGCCTGAAGCAGCTTTGGAAAGTGTTAGCAACCCTGAAAGTAGTGATGCTCATGAGGAAG TTGAGGGTCACTCCATATACATTCGAAATTTGCCTTTAAATGTGACGGTTGCTCAGTTGGAACTGGAGTTTAAGAAATTTGGGCCCATCAAGCCAGGAGGCATCCAAGTCAGAAATAATAAG CAGCAGGGATACTGTTTTGGCTTTGTTGAGTTCCTATCTCTAAATTCCATGAATAGTGCAATTCAG GCTTCACCTGTTCCTATTGGGGGGCGTCAAGCTGTAGTCGAGATAAAGAGAACCACTACCCGAG TTGGCAGTGGCATTAATGGTACTGGAAGACCTAGGATCCCACCTGGTAGGGGTGGGTTACGAAATGACTCTTTCAGGGGTCGTGGGAATTATGTTGGGGGTCGGGGATACGGTCGAAATGATTATGTAAGCCGTGGCGGGTTTTCTGGTAGGGGTCGTGGTCATGGAGAAGGTTATCAccaagggagagggagaggcgGCCGGTCAAGTGGACAAAAACAAAATGCTGTTTCCAACTGA
- the LOC114422719 gene encoding flavonoid 4'-O-methyltransferase, translated as MASSLNNGRKASEIFQGQALLYKHLLGFIDSKCLKWMVELDIPDIIHSHSHGQPITFSELVSILQVPPTKTRQVQSLMRYLAHNGFFEIVRIHDNIEAYALTAASELLVKSSELSLAPMVEYFLEPNCQGAWNQLKRWVHEEDLTVFEVSLGTPFWDFINKDPAYNKSFNEAMACDSQMLNLAFRDCNWVFEGLESIVDVGGGTGITAKIICEAFPKLKCMVLERPNVVENLSGSNNLTFVGGDMFKCIPKADAVLLKLVLHNWNDNDCMKILENCKEAISGESKTGKVVVIDTVINENKDERQVTELKLLMDVHMACIINGKERKEEDWKKLFMEAGFQSYKISPFTGYLSLIEIYP; from the exons ATGGCTTCTTCATTAAACAATGGCCGTAAAGCAAGTGAGATTTTTCAAGGTCAAGCTCTCTTGTACAAACATTTGCTTGGCTTCATAGATTCTAAGTGTCTAAAATGGATGGTTGAGCTTGACATACCCGACATAATCCACAGCCATAGCCATGGCCAACCCATTACTTTTTCAGAGTTGGTGTCAATTCTACAAGTCCCACCAACTAAAACTCGTCAGGTGCAGAGCCTCATGCGTTATCTAGCACACAATGGATTCTTTGAGATAGTAAGAATCCATGACAACATAGAAGCATATGCTCTCACTGCTGCTTCAGAGTTACTTGTCAAAAGCAGTGAGCTTAGTTTAGCTCCAATGGTTGAGTATTTTCTTGAACCAAATTGTCAAGGTGCATGGAACCAGTTGAAGAGGTGGGTTCATGAGGAAGATCTCACAGTATTTGAGGTCTCCTTAGGAACACCTTTCTGGGACTTTATCAATAAAGACCCTGCATATAACAAGTCATTCAATGAGGCAATGGCTTGTGATTCTCAGATGTTGAACTTGGCGTTTAGAGATTGCAATTGGGTCTTTGAGGGACTGGAATCCATTGTGGATGTTGGTGGTGGAACTGGAATCACAGCAAAGATTATCTGTGAGGCTTTTCCTAAGCTGAAATGCATGGTGTTGGAACGTCCAAATGTTGTGGAAAATTTGTCAGGAAGCAACAATTTGACATTTGTTGGTGGGGACATGTTTAAATGCATCCCCAAGGCTGATGCAGTTCTGCTTAAG TTGGTTTTACATAATTGGAATGACAACGATTGCATGAAGATATTAGAAAATTGTAAAGAAGCTATTTCAGGTGAAAGCAAAACAGGAAAAGTAGTTGTCATAGATACTGTGATAAACGAAAACAAAGATGAGCGCCAAGTTACTGAACTAAAGCTCCTTATGGATGTACACATGGCATGTATTATTaatggaaaagagagaaaagaagaagattggAAGAAACTCTTCATGGAAGCAGGGTTCCAAAGCTACAAAATATCTCCCTTCACAGGATATTTGTCTCTTATTGAGATCTATCCTTGA
- the LOC114422720 gene encoding exosome complex component RRP43-like codes for MGLPNVSEDLSSEMEVDAFRRLFPLRYFERHLAESIRPDGRPLGKARETSIFLGAVASANGSALVKIGSTTILTAIKMEVMTPSLESPDEGCLAIDFHMPPICSPIVRPGRPAEASPVVSKQLSDTFSSSKMIDLKELSLVSGKAAWMAYLDIYCLDADGALFDAALLSAVASLSHLQIPVVAMNDDGKIVLVSEEDGQKREQEPVNKEKRKLTLRSIPFSLTCILHKNYILADPTAEEESIMETHVTVVLDTSGQLISLYKPGGPVLAYTSAIQDCAALTRQRVKELKSFLDKANSAMEVE; via the exons ATGGGATTACCAAATGTTTCTGAGGACTTGTCATCAGAGATGGAGGTTGATGCCTTTAGACGCCTTTTTCCACTTCGATATTTTGAGCGTCATCTTGCTGAATCTATAAGGCCTGATGGTAGACCACTTGGAAAAGCTAGAGAAACAAGTATTTTTCTTg GTGCTGTTGCGTCTGCTAATGGGTCGGCTCTAGTGAAGATTGGATCAACT ACTATATTGACTGCTATTAAAATGGAAGTTATGACTCCGTCCTTGGAGTCACCGGATGAGGGCTGTCTAG CTATTGATTTCCACATGCCTCCAATTTGTTCTCCTATAGTTAGGCCTGGCAGGCCAGCTGAAGCATCACCGGTGGTGTCAAAGCAGTTGTCTGACACCTTTTCTAG TTCCAAAATGATTGATTTGAAAGAATTGTCCTTGGTCAGTGGAAAAGCTGCATGGATGGCTTACCTG GATATCTACTGTTTGGATGCCGATGGTGCTCTTTTTGATGCTGCATTACTTTCTGCCGTTGCTTCCTTATCTCATT TGCAAATTCCTGTTGTTGCCATGAATGATGATGGCAAAATAGTACTCGTGTCTGAAGAAGATGGACAAAAGCGAGAACAGGAGCCAGTCAATAAGGAGAAGAGGAAGCTTACATTAAGAAGCATTCCATTCTCATTAACTTGCATACTTCACAAGAATTACATATTGGCTGATCCTACTGCAGAAGAAGAATCCATTATGGAAACCCATGTAACAGTAGTTTTGGATACATCCGGTCAACTAATATCTCTTTACAAGCCTGGTGGGCCAGTTCTTGCCTACACTTCTGCTATCCAG GATTGTGCTGCGTTAACCCGGCAAAGAGTAAAGGAACTAAAGAGCTTCTTAGACAAAGCAAATTCTGCTATGGAGGTTGAGTAG